TCGGGATACAACTTTGTCCCCACACTTGATTGTGATGTGCATAGCTCTATTGTGATCCATGCCCTCCACAGGGAGTTCATCCATCCTAAAGGAAATCATGTTTGCCTCGACCATATTCCAATGGTTGTTGCTAACGCCTCACTGGTAGTATTTCTCGGTACACTTGCTCCGCTTAGCACCTTCACCAAAGCATCTCTCTGATAGTCAGAACCCATCAACAAATCCATGATCTATATGTGATCATGGGTCTTTATCATATGTTTCTCCACGGAATACTCTTTAACTGGTTTCTTTCTCCAGAACTCTGCCACATCGGCATCTGTTATGTTTCTTCTTTGATTTCATTCTCTACTCACGTTCCCTCAATTCACCTCTTCTGGAGCATAACGCCTTCTTTATCTAGTCATCCCATGAGCGATTACGGAATTTATCATTTTACCCTTTTTGTTATGCTGGTATGTCCACATAACTATTTTGTATTCTTGACTCTCCGCATTTCTGATAGCAGCGGTGGAccattgttggtatgtttggaccaTCACAGAAGGTTTCAACTGTACAGTGATCAATGGAGTCTTTCGGGGTGGCACTCTTGCAGTTTCGGCATTCCCCATAGTGATGATGGTGCCCTTCAAATCATAATCCTTGTCTAATGCAATCATGTTGGTCCTTGATTTATATGGTTCggcagtgtcacgaccccaatttccctccgtaggatgtcttgatggcacctagtctctaagactaggtaagcctaacatatatGCAATATTAAGTGAGAATTTATAAAGAACCTTCAAATAACTCGACCACTATCATATAAAGAAACCCCGTAACTCAACAGAACACAACTCCCCAAAATCCGGCGACTACAAGTCACACACTCTATAAGATGGTACTCAACATCCCTATACATCAATGTCTATAAAAGGATGAGAAAAATGAAATAGACTAGATAGAGTGTGACTTCGAGGCATGCGAatgccggcaggtataccttgaagtctccaaaactggCTCGTCTCACTGGTGCCTGAACTGATAGGAGGTACCTGaatatgcacaaaaagatgtgcataagcgtatcatgagtacaccacgacggtacccagtaagtgcgaagcttaacctcgatagagtagtgacgaggtcaggtcaaggccctattggaataaataagaaactgaaaaTGTATATAACAATGTAATAATGATAAGAATAGAAGTGAGGCAATAAAGAAGTATACCAAGAATAGCTATACTGAACTAAGGCAAACaatgcatcacggaagaaaacaaggaatGCTATGACACGGAACAAGGCAACAAAAAacaagtgaagtaatagaaaAGTAGCAACAAGACtcactaccgaggtactgcctcgtagtctcaaatcacaaaacatttcacaatctttccttatatcaccgcgggagccttgcatttggttttgaaaatcattattcccgaaatagcttcccgcgttttagccctccttatcacaccgcgtggcttcaagtagttcccatactagcaacacgcgtattaagcccaccttatctcactgcatgaaTTTCAATCCCaaatccttataccaccgtatgcgtatcaatatcacaacgtatcacaaatcgtacctcaagtgcccaatatcacaacttgccaagaaaccaacaacaatagtgttttcacaacaaatagcccgttaCTCAAtcacaatatgcacaagagtctcaacaataacaactgaaagagaataactcaacaagaatgatatttcacaactttacGACTTTGCCTCAATGTCAAtgacgacctttataactcattaccaatttcaataacaagaAATTCCAAGAATAACCACTTCAAGTAAGGAATTCAACTGTTAAATAATGAATGAGGAATAAAGGAAACAATAATTTCAACTAAACACGTAGGGACAATTTACAattaagagataagacaagtagagcatgtgaagatagactaatgatgatgattATAACATggtaaggtaactcaattaaggcatgaaaggaatctacatagctaaaatcggtacatttccacatttagctcgtgtacacactcgtcaccttgcgtactcggctttcacatatcactaTTAACACAAACCAACACCAATTCAAAGGGGTAATTCCctaacacaaagttaggcaagacacttacctcaaaacacgctaactcaatcgaCTAGTAagtctttccctcgattatccaattccgagtggctcgaatctagccaaacaacttcataccataaatataaactataggaagctactacgaacaataaagttgcaatcactaaagagaaataaaaggtcaactcaaaaagtcaacccgagctcgcttctcggaacccaaccaaaattataaagtctgaatacccattcaataacgagtccaaccatacaagaattactcaaatcctatCTCAAAATACctttcaaatctccaaaatttagtctaagaaggTTTTACAAacatttcccaaatttccaacttaaatcactaattaaatgatgcaaATAATAATGGATTCGTGTATTatatccaaaaccaagttagaatcacttaccccaaagatTTTCTTGAATAACCCTCAAAATATCTCCACAAACCGAGTTTtctaggtccaaaatatgaaaatgaaatcaaaccctcgaacttagccCTTTTCTGCCCGGTGAATTCGCATATGCAAACCCACAGCCtaatctgcggctccgcacctacggaatttcCATCGAAGGTGCTGTTATCACTATGGTCTTGAGATTCCACTTCCACGGACCACTTGCTCGCACCTACGAGCCTGCTTCTGCAGAGATAtagaccgcacatgcggtcctgCCCAAGGCCCTTCCCAAATTCTGTTTCTACGGAAGACAAGTCCGCATCTGCGTGTTCACTTATGCGCGCCATTGACCGCATATGTGGTCCCAACTGGGCAAGACCAAAATAGCATTTATAGCTCGAGCGTCGCTTTTGCAGTGCCGCACATGCGgcccaaaatgcgcaggtgcgatcacaccagacaCAACAGAGGTTCAGCAATGCACAAATCGAAAAATTATTCtggattcaatctgaatcacactcgGGGACCCTCGGGCCCCCGGGActccgttcgaatataccaacaagtttcaaagcATATAACGGACTTACCCGAGGtcaaaaatcacttcaaacaacatcgattctacaaATCGCAACCCagttcaagcctattgaaactatgaacttccaaattccaaaactaatatcgattcataccaaaacaactctgattgacattaaagttttgcacacaagtcataaatgacaggacaggcctattccaactttcgaaattagaattcgaccccgatatcaataaagtgaacccccctgtcaaacttctcaatcttccaaaccttcaactttcaaacGTTCGCCAATAcaagccgaaatgacctacatgcctccaaatcaacatacggacacgctcctaagtccaaaattaccatacagagctattggaacagtcgaaactccatttcggagtcgtctatacaaaagtcaaactacggtcaactctttcaacttaagcctccaacttagggactatatgtcccatttcactctgaaactcacccgaaaccaaaaccaaataccctcggcaagtcacataaccataatacaacatagaggatgcaataaataggggatcggggttaaaatactcaaaacgactggccaggtcgttacatcttccATCTATTAAAacaaatatttgtcctcgaacgagtatagagaaatacctgaagtggtgaaaagatgaggataacagctatgcatatcatgctcggtctcccaggtcgcctcctcgactgattgacccctccattgaaccttcactaaagcaatgttcttcgacctcaactttcagacctgcctatccaaaatggccaccgactccttaACATAAGACAAATCTTAGTCCAATAGGACTGAGttgtaatctaacacatgagatggatcaccgtgGTACTTTCGgatcatagaaacatggaataatgTTTTActtgcagctagactaggtggcagtgcaagcttATAGGCCACCTATTcgatcctctcaagaatctcaaaagatctgatatacctagagctcaactttcccttcttcctgaacctcataacacccttcatgggcgaaacccagagcaagacctgctccctaaccatgaatgcaacgtcgcaaaccttccgatccgcataaatcttatatctagattgggctgtgagatgccgatcttgaatcaatttaaccttttccaaagcatcctaaaccaagttagtacccaatagcctagcctcacccagctcaaaccaatcCACCGGAGACCAACAtcacctcccatacaaggcctcatacggagccatctgaatgctcgactggtagcggttgttgtaggaaaactctgcaagaagcaagaactgatcccaagaaccccctaaCTCCATCACAAATGCACCAAACATATCATCCAATATCTTgatagtgcgctcgaactatcTGTCTGTCTGAGCGtggaatgctatactcaactcaacccgtatgCCCAACTCTAGTTGTACGACCTTCCAGAATCGTGATGCAAACTGTGTATCCCGGTTAGAGGtgatggataccggcacgccatgaagtcggagaatctcgcgaatatagacttgAGCCAACTACTCTAAAGAATAACTAgtcaccactagaatgaaatgagctgacttggtcaacctatctatAATCACCCATATCGCATCAAACTTCTTTTGAGTCTGTGGGataccaataacaaaatccatagtaacccgctcccatttccactcgggaatctctagcctctgaagtaatccacatGGCcgctctgaagcaatccacctggccgttgatgctcacacttcacctgctgacaatttaagaaccgagctacatactccactatgtctttcttcatcctcctccaccaatagtgttgcctcaagtatTGATACatttagcggcacccggatggatggagtaccgcgaactgttgGCCTCctgagaatcaactcacgcaaactatctacattgggcacacataaacGACCATGCATCCATAACACATCGTCATCCCTAATAGTGatctccttggcatcgccgtcctgaaccgtgtccttgaagACAAGCAAATGGGGTCGTCATACTAATGCTCTCTGagatgatcataaagagaagaccgagaaactacacaagccaaaactcaactcagctctgaaacatccaatctaacaaactggttggccgaGGCCTGAaaatccaatgctaatggcccctccgctgccggtagatatgctaaactgtccAAGCTCTCCTCATTTTagttcaaggcatcggccaccatattggcctttccgagatgatatagaatggtgatatcatagtccttaagcaacactaaccatctccgctaccacaagttaagatctgtctgtttgaacagatgttgtagacttcggtggtcggtataaacctcacaagggacaccgtacaaataatgccaccaaatcttcaaggcatgaacaatagatgctaactcaaggtcgtgcataagataattcttctcatgtaccttcagcagtctagacacgtaggcaatcaccataTCGTCTTCTATTAACACCGCGTTGAGGCCAACACGCAACGCATCAtagtacacagtgtaagacctcgaacccgtaggcaacaccaacactagggttgtagtcaaagcagcttttgaaatctctcctcacactcctcaacccacctgaatagagcacccttctaggtcaatttggtcataggtgcagcaatagatgagaaaccctccacaaatcgatggtaataccctgccaaactaagaaaactctgaatctcaatagctgaagaGGATCTGAGCCAACTTTGAACTACTtaaatcttcttcggatctaccttgatcacctcactcgacactatatgccccaaaaatgccactgaatcaagccagaattcaaactttgaaaattttgcatacaacttcttttctctcaaggtctgaagcataatcctcaagtgttgctcatgatcctcctagctccgagagtacaccaagatgtcgtcaataaagacaatgacgaAGGAGTTAAGATAGGGCtagaatacattattcatcaagtgcatgaatgttgctgggtcattggtcagcccaaatgacatcaccaggaAAATGACCATACCAAGCCCTGAAGGCAGTCTAGAGAATATCcagatcctgaatcttcaactgattatAGCCTGACCGCAAATAAAATCTTTGAGaaactctggcaccctgtagctgatcaaataggtcatcaatacgtggcaatggatacgtgttcttcactgtaaccttgttcaactatcgataatcaatacacatgcacataaaaccatcattcttctttacaaacaagactggagcaccTCAAGATGACACTctgggccgaataaagcccttatcaagcaactcttgcaactgctccgttaactccttcaacttcgctggggccatacgataggtggaatataaatgggctgagtgcccagtaataagtcaataccaaaatcgatatctctatcgggtgacATGCCCGGAAGATACGCTGAAAATATATCTGGATAgcctctcactaccggaactgattcaacggtaggagtatcaacactgacatccctcacgaaggctagatatgcatcacaccccttcccaaccatctgttgtTCCTTAAGTAAAGACACCACCcttctaggaacataatccaaagtacctctccactctaacaacggcaatcctggcatagccaacatcaccgtcttggcatgacaatcaagaatcgcatgatagggagacaaccagtccatgctcaagataacatcaaaagcTACCATACTGAGAaccaatagatcaactctggtctcaaaatcaccaagaacaactaaccacagccgatacacatggtcaacaacaatggaatctccTAGTGGtatggacacatagacaggagaactcaaggaatcatgggatatacccaaatatggagcaaagtaagatgatacataggaataagtggatcctggatcaaataagaccgatgcaactgcctccgtcctagtcggaagagcataacatctggcctaacctccccctctagggtgacccttACCcacccgacctccacctctagctagttgtgtaggtggagtggcaactagtGCGGTAACCACAACCTGAGAAGcatgaggaccctgtggaatacgtggagcctgagtggtatgtagaggtgcacccctcttgaATCTGGGGCAGCCCCTCACCATATggagagtgtcaccacactcaaaacaagctctcagaggacgtggctgctgagaCTGGCTTAGGCATGATCGGCTAGACTGaacgctgaaagcaccccgtgcaggaggtgcactagacaatggtggtgcataatgggcaacctgatTCCTGGGTGTAGTCGGAATagcactggaagctggaagtgctgaatgaacgggatggatcacatagcctctaccatgacgagctgcaactggggcacgggcaccactatatATGCTAGAATCGCGAGGCCTCTTTGCCTCCCTCTTCTCTCTCTCCCGGCCttacataccctccaatctccgagcgatctctaccaccttcTAGTATGGGGTATCAGTCTCCGACTCTCGAGCCATGCCAAATCTAATACCGtgattgagcccctcgataaatcgactgACTCGCTCTCTGACTTTCGAGACTAAAGttggtgcatgtctggacaactcgCTGAACATGACAGCATACTCAgacacggtcatagcaccctggcgcaacttctCAAACTTTGTGCACCATGCATCATGAAGGCTCTAGGGAATAAACTCTCTCATAAACTAAGCCCATGTGAGTGAAGTTGCCttggctgggctacccaactcgtacGCTCGCCACCACCGATAAGTCGTTCCCTTAAGCTAGAACGTAGTGAAAGTAACCCCACTCGactcaacaatacccatagtacggaggatacagtggcactcctcaagaaaaccatgtgcatcctctgaagctaaaccactaAAAGtatgagggtggtacttcttgtacctctcgagcctgagatgCTCCCCCTCAGATGTTGATGCACTAACCTCGGGCTAAACTGGGACAACCAACTacactggtatgacctctgggacttgctactctggggtacgggcggcgggagtctgcaCTCCTCCCCCACCCATAGATGAGGCAGGATCAAGTGAAATCAACCCCGCttaagctagagtgccaaacatgctcaaaaactggcgCATCAAGTGCTTGCATCCCAACTGGAGATACTTgtggctcctctatagcagctcgggcaagtgctttggctgcaccacgtgcccgtcctcagcctctcgcagctctagcagggggcacgggtgtctgatcatc
This sequence is a window from Nicotiana tomentosiformis chromosome 5, ASM39032v3, whole genome shotgun sequence. Protein-coding genes within it:
- the LOC138892818 gene encoding uncharacterized protein, which translates into the protein MSASSEAYLENQNNYQKDLIESETEPEEDPKEKPEYNEEEEEVEEDSEEEPEEEIMGGGSLHDAWCTKFEKLRQGAMTVSEYAVMFSELSRHAPTLVSKVRERVSRFIEGLNHALPASSAIPTTPRNQVAHYAPPLSSAPPARGAFSVQSSRSCLSQSQQPRPLRACFECGDTLHMVRGCPRFKRGAPLHTTQAPRIPQGPHASQVVVTALVATPPTQLARGGGRVGKGHPRGGGDSIVVDHVYRLWLVVLGDFETRVDLLVLSMVAFDVILSMDWLSPYHAILDCHAKTVMLAMPGLPLLEWRGTLDYVPRRVVSLLKEQQMVGKGCDAYLAFVRDVSVDTPTVESVPLNKVTVKNTYPLPRIDDLFDQLQGARVSQRFYLRSGYNQLKIQDLDIL